In Primulina huaijiensis isolate GDHJ02 chromosome 6, ASM1229523v2, whole genome shotgun sequence, a single window of DNA contains:
- the LOC140979044 gene encoding uncharacterized protein has protein sequence MQGGYIAYRGFCGTGFDSASGSVRTKKFRTKGSELADRKGEKNKAMPRSIRCSSINEALSLSSHARCNKVDAQERWQDSNLWPAGPS, from the exons ATGCAAGGAGGATATATAGCCTATAGAGGATTTTGTGGAACAGGATTTGATTCTGCAAGTGGTTCGGTACGAACGAAGAAATTTCGAACAAAAGGGTCGGAACTCGCTGATAGGAAAGGAGAGAAAAACAAAGCAATGCCAAGGTCAATCCGCTGTTCATCGATAAACGAAGCTCTCTCTTTATCATCTCATGCTAGATGCAACAAA GTCGATGCACAAGAAAGGTGGCAGGATTCGAACCTATGGCCGGCGGGCCCGTCCTGA